One window of the Brevundimonas goettingensis genome contains the following:
- a CDS encoding ABC transporter ATP-binding protein, which translates to MADGLAASLSGVTVAWPDRAPIGPVDLTVTAGEIVALVGASGAGKSTILRLLADLERPHDGAVVRQIIPGGTGFVFQSPTLMPWADAVANVALPLELTGVARAQAYARAAEALAAVGLGDRLTARPFQLSGGMAMRVSLARALVTRPDLLLLDEPFAALDSITRRGLVEDLHRLWSNTRPAIVFVTHDVEEAVYLAQRVVVLEAATGRPGAAIPTPGPIPRPPHWRADPSYRQTVEAVAEALAAAMVPAA; encoded by the coding sequence GTGGCTGACGGACTGGCCGCCAGCCTTTCAGGCGTCACGGTCGCCTGGCCGGACCGAGCCCCCATTGGCCCCGTCGACCTGACCGTCACTGCCGGCGAGATCGTCGCCCTCGTGGGCGCGTCCGGAGCCGGCAAGTCCACCATCCTCCGGCTGCTCGCCGATCTCGAACGGCCTCACGACGGCGCCGTCGTCCGCCAGATCATCCCCGGCGGGACCGGCTTCGTCTTCCAGAGCCCGACCCTGATGCCTTGGGCGGACGCGGTCGCCAATGTCGCCCTGCCCTTGGAACTGACCGGCGTCGCCCGCGCCCAGGCCTATGCCCGCGCCGCCGAAGCCCTTGCCGCCGTCGGTCTCGGCGACCGCCTGACGGCCCGGCCGTTCCAGCTGTCGGGCGGCATGGCCATGCGCGTCTCCCTCGCCCGCGCCCTGGTCACCCGCCCCGACCTCCTGCTGCTCGACGAGCCCTTCGCCGCCCTGGACTCGATCACCCGGCGCGGCCTGGTCGAAGACCTGCATCGCCTCTGGTCCAACACCCGCCCCGCCATCGTCTTCGTCACCCACGACGTCGAGGAGGCCGTGTATCTCGCCCAACGCGTCGTCGTTCTGGAAGCCGCCACCGGCCGCCCCGGCGCCGCCATCCCTACGCCCGGCCCCATCCCTCGCCCGCCGCACTGGCGCGCAGATCCGAGCTACCGCCAGACGGTCGAGGCCGTCGCCGAAGCCCTCGCCGCCGCCATGGTCCCGGCGGCATGA
- a CDS encoding ABC transporter substrate-binding protein, with translation MSRDQNRPLIASRRLVLGGGAMAAVATTMTGLASCFRSEAPVDDQGRVRIRFATDWRAQAEHGGFYQALATGLYEKRNLNVQIVQGGPGVNVPQLLASGAVELGMGSNSFIPFNLVAEDAPVKAVAAFFQKDPQVLIAHPDPALKTIADLKDRPFLLADASISAFWVWLKAKYGFTDDQVRKYTFNPAPFLADEQAVQQGYLTSEPYTIETVGGFKPKVFLLADEGYPSYAAMVLSPNGFARDNAAALRSFIAASAEGWRDYVNGDPKQANALIKRDNPDMTDAVLAQARDALNANAIVEGGDAALYGLGAMTNERWQAFFDTTSGAGVYPQNLNWRNAFTDSYLPGRG, from the coding sequence ATGTCGCGGGACCAGAATCGCCCTCTCATCGCCAGCCGGCGTCTCGTCCTCGGGGGCGGGGCGATGGCGGCCGTGGCCACGACCATGACAGGCCTCGCCTCCTGCTTCCGCTCCGAAGCGCCGGTCGACGATCAGGGCCGGGTTCGCATCCGCTTCGCCACCGACTGGCGCGCCCAGGCCGAGCATGGCGGCTTCTACCAGGCCCTGGCGACCGGCCTCTACGAGAAGCGCAATCTCAACGTCCAGATCGTCCAAGGCGGTCCCGGCGTGAACGTGCCCCAGCTCTTGGCCTCGGGCGCGGTGGAGCTGGGCATGGGCTCCAACTCCTTCATTCCCTTCAACCTGGTCGCCGAGGATGCGCCGGTGAAAGCCGTCGCCGCCTTCTTCCAGAAGGACCCGCAGGTCCTGATCGCCCACCCCGATCCGGCGCTCAAGACCATCGCCGATCTGAAGGACCGCCCCTTCCTGCTGGCCGACGCCTCGATCAGCGCCTTCTGGGTCTGGCTGAAAGCGAAGTACGGCTTCACTGACGATCAGGTCCGCAAATACACCTTCAACCCTGCCCCCTTCCTCGCCGATGAGCAGGCGGTGCAGCAGGGCTATCTGACGTCCGAGCCCTATACGATTGAGACCGTCGGGGGCTTCAAGCCCAAGGTCTTCCTCCTGGCCGACGAGGGCTATCCCTCCTACGCCGCCATGGTCCTTTCCCCGAACGGTTTCGCGCGCGACAACGCTGCGGCCCTGCGCAGCTTCATCGCCGCTTCGGCCGAGGGCTGGCGCGACTATGTGAACGGCGACCCGAAACAGGCCAACGCCCTGATCAAGCGCGACAATCCGGACATGACCGACGCCGTTCTGGCCCAGGCCCGCGACGCCCTGAACGCCAACGCCATCGTCGAGGGCGGCGACGCGGCCCTCTATGGCCTCGGCGCCATGACCAATGAGCGCTGGCAGGCCTTCTTTGACACCACCTCGGGCGCCGGCGTCTATCCTCAGAATCTGAACTGGCGCAACGCCTTCACGGACAGCTACCTGCCCGGCCGTGGCTGA
- a CDS encoding alpha/beta hydrolase fold domain-containing protein, with protein sequence MSLTLHTMTLTPAQTRSARRANRVMAAAPRLKPDGWRLQLGQRLNPLADRAVGRLGALTLKRRGVAVSSLVIDAAAHSIPLRLLQPATTPRGLLIDFHGGGWVLGSAALNDGLTRHFAEAGLAVTSVDYRLLDEARGVWMPDAVEDCVAALRWALGEGRDRLGVDHVFLMGESAGAHLAALALLKLRDEGQVPLPACIFVQGVFDLSGTPSARTAGPETLLFDGPNLPRDLGRLTPGLDEAGRRAPDLSPLHADLSGLPPALFVTGELDPFRDDSLLMAEAWARHSPVDLLDVSTAPHGFQHFGAPTAALAQAFMRRWIDETAALEPVSVENSEC encoded by the coding sequence ATGTCCCTGACGCTTCACACCATGACGCTGACTCCCGCCCAGACACGGTCCGCGCGCCGGGCCAATCGGGTGATGGCGGCGGCCCCGCGCCTCAAGCCTGACGGGTGGCGGCTCCAACTCGGCCAGCGCCTGAACCCCCTCGCCGATCGCGCGGTCGGTCGTCTCGGCGCCCTGACCCTCAAACGGCGCGGCGTCGCCGTCTCCAGCCTCGTCATTGACGCCGCCGCCCATTCCATCCCTCTGCGGCTGCTTCAGCCAGCGACCACTCCGCGCGGCCTTCTGATCGACTTCCACGGCGGTGGCTGGGTGCTCGGCAGCGCGGCGCTCAACGACGGCCTGACCCGTCATTTCGCCGAAGCCGGCCTCGCCGTCACCTCGGTGGACTATCGGTTGCTGGACGAGGCGCGCGGCGTCTGGATGCCGGATGCGGTCGAGGACTGCGTCGCCGCCCTGCGCTGGGCGCTCGGCGAAGGCCGCGACCGCCTCGGGGTCGATCACGTCTTCCTCATGGGCGAGTCGGCCGGCGCTCATCTCGCCGCGCTCGCGCTTCTGAAACTGCGCGACGAAGGCCAGGTCCCGCTCCCCGCCTGCATCTTTGTCCAGGGCGTGTTCGACCTGTCAGGGACGCCTTCCGCCAGGACCGCCGGTCCCGAGACCCTTCTATTCGACGGTCCAAACCTGCCGCGCGACCTCGGTCGGCTGACCCCCGGTCTGGACGAGGCCGGACGTCGGGCCCCGGACCTGTCGCCGCTGCACGCCGACCTGTCCGGCCTGCCGCCCGCCCTCTTCGTGACGGGCGAGCTCGACCCCTTTCGCGACGACAGTCTTCTGATGGCCGAGGCCTGGGCTCGTCATTCGCCCGTCGATTTGCTCGACGTTTCGACCGCCCCGCACGGCTTTCAGCATTTCGGCGCGCCCACCGCGGCCCTCGCCCAAGCCTTCATGCGGCGCTGGATCGACGAAACCGCCGCGCTTGAACCCGTTTCTGTGGAAAATTCAGAATGCTGA
- a CDS encoding ABC-F family ATP-binding cassette domain-containing protein has product MAARPPLVALKDVRLQDGQRPLFDGVDLAIEPRTRSCLVGRNGAGKSTLMKVVMGLIEPDSGTRSIQGAVKFAYVPQEPLIAGDTLLDYATSNDAEHWTAESWLETFGMDPHKSTKGLSGGEIRRAALAKAFAEEPDLLLLDEPTNHMDILAIELLEKEIIAARCAALIVSHDRAFLNRVTQSCHWLDNRQVRTLNKGFDAFDEWANKVQEEETIAFQKLTKTIERETATFYSSITARRSRNEGRARSLEALRAERAEQARDRPREMQLGVDSGGTSGKLVADLKGVTKSFGDRTVIKPFTSRIIRGDRLAIVGPNGAGKTTLVKIMLGELEPTSGTVKLGASLETVYLDQSREGLKSDMTLWDALTPGGGDSIIVRGVSKHVAAYAKDFLFTEAQLRQPISTLSGGERNRLLLALALAKPANMLVLDEPTNDLDMDTLDKLEDLLEQYDGTLILVSHDRDFVDRLATSTIGMNGRGDIVETPGGWTDFIGQNPDFLKQIAEGRTGSPAAPAPTPAPAPAKAAPVAKGKMSFKDTHRLKELDALIHELPETIKAHQARLDDVNFYSRDPAGFASTMKALEAAQEKLASAEEEWLDLEAKRESLAG; this is encoded by the coding sequence ATGGCCGCTCGCCCGCCCCTCGTCGCCCTCAAGGACGTCCGTCTCCAGGACGGCCAGCGCCCCCTGTTCGACGGCGTCGATCTCGCCATAGAGCCGCGCACCCGCTCCTGCCTCGTCGGCCGCAACGGCGCCGGCAAATCGACCCTGATGAAGGTCGTCATGGGCCTGATCGAGCCTGACAGCGGCACCCGCTCGATCCAGGGCGCGGTCAAATTCGCCTATGTGCCGCAGGAGCCGCTGATCGCCGGCGACACCCTGCTGGACTACGCCACCTCGAATGACGCCGAGCACTGGACCGCGGAATCCTGGCTTGAGACCTTCGGCATGGATCCGCACAAGTCCACCAAGGGCCTGTCAGGCGGCGAGATCCGCCGCGCCGCCCTCGCCAAGGCCTTCGCCGAGGAGCCCGATCTGCTCCTGCTGGACGAGCCGACCAACCACATGGACATCCTCGCGATCGAGCTTCTCGAAAAGGAAATCATCGCCGCCCGCTGCGCCGCCCTGATCGTCTCCCACGACCGCGCCTTCCTGAACCGGGTCACCCAGTCCTGCCACTGGCTGGACAACCGTCAGGTCCGCACCCTGAACAAGGGCTTCGACGCCTTCGACGAATGGGCCAACAAGGTTCAGGAAGAGGAGACCATCGCCTTCCAGAAGCTGACCAAGACCATCGAGCGCGAGACCGCGACCTTCTACAGCTCCATCACCGCCCGCCGCAGCCGCAACGAAGGCCGCGCCCGGTCTCTGGAGGCCCTGCGCGCCGAACGCGCCGAACAGGCCCGTGATCGGCCGCGCGAGATGCAGCTCGGCGTCGATTCAGGCGGCACGTCCGGCAAGCTGGTCGCCGACCTCAAGGGCGTCACCAAATCCTTCGGGGACCGCACGGTCATCAAACCCTTCACCAGCCGCATCATTCGCGGCGATCGCCTTGCCATCGTCGGCCCGAACGGCGCCGGCAAGACCACCCTGGTCAAGATCATGCTCGGCGAGTTGGAGCCCACCTCCGGCACGGTCAAACTCGGCGCCAGCCTCGAGACCGTCTACCTCGACCAGTCGCGTGAGGGACTGAAGTCCGACATGACCCTGTGGGACGCCCTGACGCCCGGCGGCGGCGATTCCATCATCGTGCGCGGGGTGTCCAAACACGTCGCCGCCTACGCCAAGGACTTCCTGTTCACCGAGGCCCAGCTGCGCCAGCCGATCTCGACCCTGTCGGGCGGCGAACGCAACCGCCTGCTGCTGGCCCTGGCCCTCGCCAAGCCCGCCAATATGCTGGTCCTCGACGAACCGACCAACGACCTCGACATGGACACGCTCGACAAGCTCGAGGACCTGCTTGAGCAGTACGACGGCACCCTGATCCTGGTCAGCCACGACCGCGACTTCGTCGACCGTCTAGCCACCTCGACCATCGGCATGAACGGCCGCGGCGATATCGTCGAAACCCCCGGCGGCTGGACCGATTTCATCGGCCAGAACCCGGACTTCCTGAAGCAGATCGCGGAGGGCCGGACCGGGTCGCCCGCTGCGCCTGCCCCGACGCCCGCGCCGGCCCCGGCGAAGGCGGCTCCCGTCGCCAAGGGCAAGATGTCCTTCAAGGACACCCACCGTCTCAAGGAACTGGACGCCCTGATCCACGAACTGCCCGAAACCATCAAGGCCCATCAGGCCCGGCTCGACGACGTCAACTTCTACTCCCGCGACCCCGCCGGCTTCGCCTCGACCATGAAGGCGCTGGAAGCGGCGCAGGAGAAGCTTGCCTCCGCCGAGGAAGAATGGCTGGATCTGGAAGCCAAGCGGGAATCCCTCGCCGGCTAA
- a CDS encoding YcgN family cysteine cluster protein, with translation MTREEWESLCDGCGLCCLIRFEDEDSGEVFATKVHCKLFDSEKCACTDYANRKEHVPDCIKLTPWNIEALQWMPKSCGYRRINEGRGLANWHPLVSGDPESVHEAGVSVRGQTISELDLADPDDAVALAAPDWDVERGV, from the coding sequence ATGACCCGCGAGGAGTGGGAGAGCCTGTGCGACGGGTGCGGACTGTGCTGTCTGATCCGTTTCGAGGACGAGGATTCCGGCGAGGTCTTCGCGACCAAGGTGCATTGCAAGCTGTTCGACAGCGAGAAATGCGCGTGCACCGACTATGCGAACCGCAAGGAACATGTGCCGGACTGCATCAAGCTGACGCCCTGGAACATCGAGGCGTTGCAGTGGATGCCGAAGTCCTGCGGCTATCGCCGGATCAATGAGGGGCGGGGGCTGGCGAACTGGCATCCGCTGGTCTCGGGCGATCCGGAGAGCGTGCATGAGGCCGGAGTGTCGGTGCGAGGACAGACGATCTCGGAACTGGACCTGGCCGATCCGGATGACGCCGTGGCGCTGGCCGCGCCCGACTGGGACGTCGAACGCGGCGTCTAG
- a CDS encoding DNA-packaging protein — MGRIERDWNGWRGPAQTPPETDWTTWLFLGGRGAGKTRAGAEWLNARAVKGARLALVGPTLHDVREVMIEGPSGLRAVAAPGDRPTYHSSRRLLTWPSGARAFAFSAEDPESLRGPQFHGAWADEFCAWRNPGEVLAMLRLGLRLGDDPRLMVTTTPKPSKALKALIAEAETEVTRAGTAANAVNLSSGFLGGLRGRYGQTRLEAQEIEGRVLDDAGGLWSLEMLNACRGAAPERFDRVVVGVDPPATSHGDACGIVVAGRLDDRAYVLADLSVKQASPLAWAEAATAAARTFGADRVIVETNQGGEMVGQMLAFAGCKAVVTPVFARTSKTARAEPVALLYEKGRVTHCGALEALEDEMMALGSGSAGASPDRADALVWAISHLMQDRGEGPRIRRL; from the coding sequence TTGGGCCGGATCGAGCGCGACTGGAACGGATGGCGGGGACCGGCGCAGACGCCGCCGGAGACTGACTGGACGACCTGGCTGTTTCTGGGCGGTCGCGGGGCGGGCAAGACCCGGGCCGGGGCCGAGTGGCTGAACGCCCGGGCGGTGAAGGGGGCGAGGCTGGCTTTGGTCGGGCCGACCCTGCACGACGTGCGCGAGGTGATGATCGAGGGGCCGTCGGGTCTGAGGGCCGTGGCGGCGCCGGGCGACCGACCGACCTATCATTCGAGTCGGCGGTTGCTGACCTGGCCGAGCGGGGCGCGGGCCTTCGCCTTTTCGGCGGAGGATCCTGAGAGTTTGCGTGGGCCCCAGTTCCATGGGGCCTGGGCCGATGAATTCTGCGCCTGGAGGAACCCGGGCGAGGTGCTGGCGATGCTGAGGCTGGGTCTGAGGCTGGGCGACGATCCCCGGCTGATGGTGACGACGACGCCCAAGCCATCGAAGGCGCTGAAGGCCCTGATCGCCGAGGCGGAGACCGAGGTGACGCGGGCGGGGACGGCGGCCAATGCGGTCAATCTGTCGTCCGGGTTTCTGGGCGGCCTGCGCGGCCGCTACGGCCAGACCCGGCTGGAGGCGCAGGAGATCGAGGGACGGGTGCTGGATGATGCCGGCGGCCTGTGGTCGCTGGAGATGTTGAACGCTTGCAGGGGCGCGGCGCCGGAACGGTTCGACAGGGTGGTGGTCGGGGTGGATCCGCCCGCCACCTCTCATGGCGACGCCTGCGGGATCGTGGTCGCGGGGCGGCTGGACGACCGGGCCTATGTCCTGGCCGACCTGAGCGTGAAACAGGCCTCGCCGCTGGCGTGGGCGGAGGCGGCGACCGCGGCGGCCCGGACATTCGGCGCCGACCGGGTGATCGTCGAGACCAACCAGGGCGGGGAGATGGTGGGTCAGATGCTGGCCTTCGCCGGGTGCAAGGCCGTCGTCACCCCGGTGTTCGCGCGGACGTCCAAGACCGCGCGGGCCGAGCCCGTGGCCCTGCTCTATGAGAAGGGGCGGGTGACCCACTGCGGGGCCTTGGAGGCCCTGGAAGACGAGATGATGGCTCTGGGCTCCGGGAGCGCTGGAGCTAGCCCCGATCGCGCCGACGCCCTGGTCTGGGCGATCAGCCATTTGATGCAGGACCGGGGCGAGGGGCCCCGCATACGCCGGCTGTAG
- a CDS encoding spike base protein, RCAP_Rcc01079 family: MPATPSKDAYRSHAPAPGAPARRAEAVTPNDGADLNIYAKALYVGGAGDLRLIPVGADDAEIITLKSHPIGYVAVQTRRVLATGTTATFIVALAD, translated from the coding sequence ATGCCCGCGACCCCTTCCAAGGACGCGTATCGATCCCATGCGCCGGCGCCGGGCGCGCCCGCGCGCCGCGCCGAGGCCGTGACGCCCAACGACGGCGCCGACCTGAACATCTACGCCAAGGCCCTGTACGTCGGCGGGGCGGGGGATCTGCGCCTGATCCCGGTCGGCGCCGACGACGCCGAGATCATCACCCTGAAGTCCCATCCGATCGGCTATGTCGCCGTCCAGACCCGGCGGGTGCTGGCGACCGGCACGACAGCGACCTTCATCGTGGCCCTGGCGGACTGA